One Enterococcus silesiacus genomic window carries:
- a CDS encoding phosphonate ABC transporter ATP-binding protein — MIQFENVTKTYNNGVKGLKNINLTINDGEFVSVIGLSGAGKSTLLRSINRLNEISEGNIIIDEASITKANKRDLRKIRRNIGMIFQHFNLVKKSSVQKNVISGRLGYYSTFKSIFGIFSKDDYALVNDALGRVGLADKLHSRSDELSGGQQQRVSIARTLVQQASIILADEPVASLDPITTQKIMKDLKKINQDLNHTVVINLHSVDLAREFSSRIIGLRDGEVVFDGTAEEATDEVLTSIYGADILKQTEGVA, encoded by the coding sequence ATGATTCAGTTTGAAAATGTAACGAAAACCTATAATAATGGGGTCAAAGGGCTTAAAAATATTAATTTAACCATCAACGATGGCGAGTTTGTTTCAGTCATCGGTTTAAGTGGTGCGGGTAAAAGCACATTGCTTCGCTCCATCAATCGCTTAAACGAAATCAGTGAAGGAAATATCATCATTGATGAGGCTTCGATCACAAAAGCCAATAAAAGAGACTTGCGCAAAATTCGCAGAAATATCGGTATGATTTTTCAACACTTTAATTTAGTGAAAAAAAGTTCTGTTCAAAAAAACGTTATTTCGGGTAGATTAGGCTATTATTCTACATTTAAGAGTATCTTCGGAATTTTTTCAAAAGACGACTATGCATTAGTCAATGATGCTTTAGGTCGCGTTGGTCTAGCAGATAAGCTTCACTCAAGAAGTGATGAATTAAGTGGTGGGCAGCAACAGCGTGTATCAATTGCCAGAACCTTGGTTCAACAAGCGTCGATTATTTTGGCTGATGAACCGGTAGCGTCATTAGATCCGATTACAACTCAAAAAATCATGAAGGATCTAAAGAAAATCAATCAAGACTTGAATCATACGGTAGTGATCAATTTGCACTCAGTTGATTTAGCTCGTGAGTTTTCAAGCCGTATCATTGGTTTGCGTGATGGCGAAGTGGTTTTTGATGGAACAGCAGAAGAGGCGACAGATGAAGTATTAACCAGCATTTATGGTGCAGATATTTTGAAACAAACTGAAGGTGTTGCCTAA
- a CDS encoding phosphonate ABC transporter substrate-binding protein — MERVKKKTKLLGLLSVIGLSVGLLTGCGSGGDKKAADETKPLELQFVPTNNDGSMEAKAKPFAKYLTEKLGREVNVTLATDYSTIVEAMASGKVDIGIMPPSAYVQARNQKAATAILSSELSAFNRETGKPEADKLSSTFKGEVLVRADSGIDSLKDLKGKKIASLSPNSASGYIYPVVEMKEAGIDPTKDVTLTTVNDIPSEITAVLNGQQDACFVFEGARNVFASKFETDDLFKDLKVLYLTKGDIPNDAIAVQPKMDKDLQAKVKEVFLAMPKDTEGAEAMAMWGHKGYVEADDKNYDTVEEYTEKAAE, encoded by the coding sequence ATGGAAAGAGTGAAAAAGAAAACGAAATTGTTAGGGTTGCTGTCTGTTATTGGATTGAGTGTAGGATTACTTACAGGGTGTGGGTCAGGTGGCGATAAAAAAGCTGCAGATGAGACAAAACCACTAGAATTACAATTTGTTCCAACCAACAATGATGGCTCAATGGAAGCAAAAGCGAAACCTTTCGCAAAGTATTTAACTGAAAAATTAGGTCGCGAGGTTAATGTTACCTTAGCGACGGATTATTCAACGATCGTTGAAGCAATGGCATCTGGCAAAGTAGATATTGGGATCATGCCGCCATCCGCATACGTTCAAGCCCGCAATCAAAAAGCTGCAACAGCAATTTTATCTTCTGAATTAAGCGCTTTTAATCGTGAAACTGGGAAACCAGAAGCAGATAAGCTGTCTAGTACCTTTAAAGGTGAAGTGCTAGTTAGAGCAGATAGTGGCATTGATTCTTTGAAAGACTTGAAAGGCAAAAAAATTGCGAGCTTAAGTCCGAACTCAGCTAGTGGCTATATTTATCCAGTCGTTGAAATGAAAGAAGCGGGCATCGATCCGACGAAAGATGTTACGTTGACAACAGTCAATGATATCCCAAGTGAAATTACAGCAGTCTTAAATGGTCAGCAAGACGCTTGCTTTGTTTTTGAAGGAGCACGTAATGTGTTTGCTTCAAAATTTGAAACAGACGATTTGTTTAAAGATTTAAAAGTATTGTATTTAACAAAAGGCGATATTCCCAATGATGCGATCGCTGTTCAACCGAAAATGGATAAAGACTTACAAGCAAAAGTCAAAGAGGTTTTCTTGGCAATGCCTAAAGATACAGAAGGCGCAGAAGCGATGGCTATGTGGGGACACAAAGGCTATGTAGAAGCCGATGATAAAAACTATGATACAGTAGAAGAGTATACGGAAAAAGCAGCAGAATAA
- a CDS encoding ABC transporter, translated as MKKAFIISLLGLTLLAGCGQQEQKATEKNQSEGYPVTVQNFTKAEGAESWQKKEQTFDKVPEKVLANTQPAAELLLHLGLKDKIVGVGAVFGEPDKAVEKEFNELNHLSTDYIGKEMALSVDPDLVYGRGGLFDNQDWGVGTVDTLNDMGIKTFVLNSSVTGGTFDSVYDDIDNLGKVFNVTEKADAFKSDLKERQATVDKKLAKINEDQTFAYLHTSDPEELYVYPANNETFFNDIFKMVKLDNVFKDEKGEVSVEKLIETDPDVLIVADWGTMKGGISGETMIDAVLKNPKLSSMKAVKNKKVYAVDYNYMFGYGYQSLDGIEKLADEMYPEK; from the coding sequence ATGAAAAAAGCATTTATTATTAGTTTATTAGGTTTAACACTGTTAGCCGGTTGCGGTCAACAAGAGCAGAAAGCTACTGAAAAAAATCAAAGTGAGGGGTACCCTGTAACCGTTCAAAATTTTACTAAAGCAGAAGGCGCAGAAAGCTGGCAAAAGAAAGAGCAAACATTTGATAAAGTTCCGGAAAAAGTTTTAGCGAATACACAACCAGCGGCAGAGTTATTACTGCATTTAGGGTTAAAGGATAAAATCGTCGGCGTGGGCGCTGTTTTTGGTGAGCCAGATAAAGCCGTTGAAAAAGAGTTTAATGAATTGAATCATTTATCCACTGACTATATCGGAAAAGAAATGGCTTTAAGCGTTGATCCAGATTTAGTCTATGGGCGTGGGGGACTATTTGATAACCAAGATTGGGGTGTCGGAACAGTTGATACACTAAATGATATGGGGATCAAAACTTTCGTGTTGAACTCTTCTGTCACAGGCGGTACCTTTGACTCAGTGTATGATGATATCGACAATTTAGGGAAAGTGTTCAATGTAACGGAAAAAGCAGATGCCTTTAAATCAGATCTAAAGGAACGCCAAGCAACAGTGGATAAAAAGTTAGCAAAAATCAACGAGGATCAAACATTTGCCTATCTACACACCTCAGATCCAGAAGAATTATACGTTTATCCAGCAAATAATGAAACGTTTTTTAATGATATTTTCAAAATGGTGAAACTGGACAATGTGTTTAAAGACGAAAAAGGTGAAGTCAGTGTGGAGAAATTGATTGAAACTGATCCTGATGTCTTGATCGTAGCTGATTGGGGCACGATGAAAGGTGGAATTTCAGGAGAAACAATGATTGATGCTGTGCTGAAAAATCCTAAACTTTCAAGCATGAAAGCAGTTAAAAACAAAAAAGTCTATGCAGTTGATTATAACTATATGTTTGGTTATGGCTATCAATCGTTAGACGGAATCGAAAAATTAGCGGATGAGATGTATCCAGAAAAATAA
- a CDS encoding ABC transporter, which yields MELNVKDLEITIGQEAIVNSISFQTKKKQFVGIIGANGCGKSTMLKGIYKGIKPKAGRVFLDDLDLLAVSEKKVAQKLGVVNQFNELNFDLSVFQMVLLGRTPHKKLLESDTQADIDIVMDALAKTNLVNYAERSFLSLSGGEKQRVILARTIAQQPSYMILDEPTNHLDIRYQLEILSCVKNLDIGVLAALHDLELAAHYCDYIYAMKAGKIIAEGKPEELFTERLIEEIYGVKCTIYKNPVTNRLGFAYSLE from the coding sequence ATGGAACTAAATGTAAAAGACTTAGAAATCACGATTGGGCAAGAAGCGATTGTAAACAGTATTTCTTTTCAAACAAAGAAAAAGCAATTTGTGGGAATCATTGGCGCAAATGGCTGTGGTAAGTCAACGATGCTTAAAGGAATTTACAAAGGAATCAAGCCGAAAGCTGGACGTGTTTTTTTAGATGATCTAGATCTGCTCGCTGTTTCTGAAAAGAAAGTGGCGCAAAAGTTAGGTGTGGTCAATCAATTTAATGAACTAAACTTTGATTTGAGTGTTTTTCAAATGGTTTTGCTAGGAAGAACGCCGCACAAAAAACTGTTAGAGTCAGACACTCAAGCAGACATCGATATCGTAATGGATGCTTTAGCTAAAACCAACTTGGTCAATTATGCTGAGCGAAGTTTTCTGTCTTTATCTGGTGGTGAGAAGCAACGGGTCATTTTAGCCAGAACGATCGCTCAACAACCAAGCTATATGATTTTAGATGAACCGACCAATCACTTGGACATTCGCTATCAATTAGAAATCCTGAGCTGTGTGAAAAATCTAGACATCGGTGTTTTGGCGGCACTTCATGATTTGGAATTGGCGGCACATTATTGTGATTATATTTATGCGATGAAAGCTGGCAAAATCATTGCGGAAGGAAAACCAGAAGAATTATTTACAGAACGATTGATCGAAGAAATTTATGGTGTTAAGTGTACGATTTATAAAAATCCAGTGACGAACCGATTGGGTTTTGCGTATTCGTTAGAGTAG
- a CDS encoding ABC transporter, which produces MQAIKTNEVRIKAKTHQYYPLILMFLVVLIFLSIVYSLINGQANISIEDIVQILLNKVSGGRLGSLEGVTSHSAVNIIWFVRTPRVILAVFVGMGLAITGAVMQAVVQNPLADPYILGISSGASLGATFAILVGFGTGSIFSQFGLAFGAFVGAMAAAFGVLVLSGIGGRMTSVKLVLSGSVIGALCSSISSFIVYLANNAEGMKTVTFWAMGSLASASWNKLGVLSVVVVLITSFFLFQHRILNVMLLGDEAAITLGVPLAKYRQLYLLLAALLTGVIVAYSGMIGFVGLIIPHIVRGLIGSDHKRLLPIVALSGALFMIWADVLSRIMIPNVELPIGIITSVIGAPLFIYIIVKKGYNFGG; this is translated from the coding sequence TTGCAGGCAATCAAGACAAATGAGGTAAGGATCAAGGCCAAAACACATCAGTATTATCCATTGATCCTTATGTTTTTAGTCGTACTTATTTTTTTATCCATCGTCTATTCATTGATCAATGGACAGGCGAATATTTCAATTGAGGATATCGTTCAGATTCTTTTAAATAAAGTTTCTGGCGGTCGCTTAGGGTCTTTAGAGGGAGTTACTAGTCACTCTGCAGTGAATATTATTTGGTTTGTAAGGACACCGAGAGTGATCTTAGCAGTTTTTGTTGGGATGGGCTTAGCGATTACTGGAGCTGTGATGCAGGCAGTTGTTCAAAATCCTTTGGCGGACCCTTATATTCTAGGGATCTCTTCTGGCGCTTCACTTGGCGCAACATTTGCGATTCTTGTAGGCTTTGGCACAGGGAGTATTTTCTCTCAGTTTGGCTTGGCTTTTGGCGCGTTTGTTGGAGCAATGGCCGCGGCGTTTGGTGTCCTTGTTTTATCAGGGATTGGTGGACGAATGACATCGGTCAAATTAGTTTTATCTGGTTCAGTGATTGGAGCGTTATGTAGCTCGATTTCTAGTTTTATTGTTTATCTGGCGAATAATGCAGAGGGCATGAAGACAGTGACGTTTTGGGCAATGGGGAGTTTAGCTTCTGCAAGTTGGAATAAGTTAGGTGTTTTATCAGTCGTTGTTGTGCTGATCACTAGCTTCTTTTTGTTTCAGCATCGGATTTTAAATGTAATGTTGTTAGGAGACGAAGCAGCGATTACTTTAGGGGTTCCTTTGGCGAAATATCGTCAGCTGTATTTATTACTAGCAGCTCTTTTGACAGGTGTGATCGTGGCTTATTCTGGAATGATCGGTTTTGTGGGACTCATTATTCCACATATCGTGCGTGGGTTAATCGGCTCTGACCATAAACGATTACTGCCGATCGTAGCATTGTCCGGAGCGCTGTTTATGATTTGGGCAGATGTTCTTTCTCGAATCATGATTCCAAACGTTGAGTTGCCGATCGGAATCATTACATCAGTGATCGGTGCACCGTTATTTATCTACATTATTGTTAAAAAAGGCTACAATTTCGGAGGCTAA
- a CDS encoding beta-glucosidase, whose product MEETKLKELLKSLTWEEKIGQLVQLSGDFFHADELAVGPQKKLGIDQKIVDQVGSVLNVTGADKTREIQERYLKKSRHNIPLLFMADIIYGYRTIFPIPLGLGATWNPELIELAYQQTAEESNAAGAHVTFAPMVDLVRDARWGRCLESTGEDPVLNSAFARAMVTGLQKDLLNGGGIAACVKHFAAYGAAEGGREYNTVDMSERRLRQDYLPSYKAAVDAGCQLVMTSFNTYDGMPVTGNKFLLEDILRKEWGFDGVIISDYAAIQELIAHGVAANDREAAKLAIEATTDIDMKTPCYAKELEPLIEAGEISADLVDRSVYRVLKLKNDLGLFEDPYRGASAEQEEQVFLTEEKRQLAKKVSSESVVLLQNKQSVLPLTPNKEKVLLVGPYGDNQELIGLWAVHGKREDVVTIKKGFESYLDSEHLLYTQGCDMLEDYTFLGEFGATKDQIEQIGLNEQTKEQELTQALNLAKQADTIVFALGEHTMQSGEAGSRTEITLPHIQQEFLQKLTAMNKKTVLIVISGRPLVLTKEVEQVDAIIQAWFPGTEGGNALADIIFGQTNPTGRLSMSFPHSVGQLPIYYSEFKTGRPLTSTTHKGRFVSKYLDSPNDPLFSFGYGLSYSKVDYSELTLSSEKMEETLEVSVKVKNSSERATTETVQLYIQDVTGSVVRPVKELKAFKKVELAAGEEKEVIFTLTRADLKFYTKEMLFEEEAGEFIVFVGANVKETQQLTFELV is encoded by the coding sequence ATGGAAGAGACAAAATTAAAAGAACTACTTAAGTCATTGACTTGGGAAGAAAAAATTGGACAGTTAGTTCAGTTGTCAGGCGATTTTTTCCATGCAGATGAATTAGCTGTTGGACCACAGAAAAAATTAGGGATCGATCAAAAAATCGTCGATCAGGTCGGTTCAGTCTTAAATGTCACTGGAGCGGACAAAACAAGGGAAATCCAAGAGCGTTATTTAAAGAAAAGTCGCCATAACATTCCGTTATTGTTTATGGCAGATATTATCTATGGTTATCGTACGATTTTTCCGATTCCGTTAGGTTTAGGTGCGACTTGGAATCCTGAATTGATCGAATTAGCTTATCAACAGACAGCGGAAGAATCTAACGCTGCAGGAGCGCACGTGACGTTTGCCCCGATGGTCGATCTAGTCCGTGATGCACGTTGGGGTCGCTGTTTAGAATCAACTGGGGAAGATCCAGTTTTAAATTCAGCATTTGCCAGAGCGATGGTGACAGGATTGCAAAAAGATTTGCTTAATGGTGGTGGGATTGCTGCTTGCGTGAAGCACTTTGCGGCGTATGGCGCTGCAGAAGGTGGTCGTGAATATAACACTGTTGATATGTCGGAACGTAGACTACGCCAAGACTATCTACCATCCTACAAAGCTGCAGTTGATGCAGGGTGTCAGTTAGTGATGACGTCATTTAATACCTACGATGGGATGCCAGTAACTGGAAATAAATTTCTACTTGAAGATATTTTGCGCAAAGAATGGGGCTTTGATGGCGTGATCATTTCCGACTACGCCGCAATTCAAGAATTGATAGCTCATGGTGTCGCAGCTAACGATCGTGAAGCAGCAAAATTGGCGATTGAAGCCACCACAGATATCGATATGAAGACACCCTGTTATGCAAAAGAATTAGAGCCCTTGATTGAAGCGGGAGAAATCAGTGCCGATTTAGTCGATCGCTCCGTTTACCGTGTATTAAAATTGAAAAATGACCTTGGTTTATTTGAAGATCCTTATCGTGGTGCAAGTGCGGAGCAGGAAGAACAAGTCTTTTTGACAGAAGAAAAACGTCAATTAGCTAAAAAAGTTTCGTCTGAGTCAGTCGTACTATTGCAGAATAAACAATCAGTTTTACCTTTGACACCAAACAAGGAAAAAGTGTTATTAGTCGGACCCTACGGTGATAATCAAGAGCTGATCGGTTTATGGGCGGTGCATGGAAAACGTGAAGATGTCGTGACAATCAAGAAGGGCTTCGAAAGCTATCTTGATTCAGAGCATTTACTTTATACACAAGGCTGTGACATGCTGGAAGATTACACCTTTTTAGGGGAATTTGGTGCAACGAAAGATCAAATTGAACAAATCGGCTTAAATGAACAAACAAAAGAGCAAGAACTCACTCAGGCGTTAAACTTAGCTAAACAAGCCGATACGATTGTCTTTGCATTAGGTGAACATACGATGCAAAGTGGTGAAGCTGGCAGTCGGACTGAGATTACGTTACCACATATACAACAAGAATTTTTACAAAAGTTGACAGCTATGAATAAAAAGACAGTCTTGATCGTGATCAGCGGCAGACCACTTGTTTTAACCAAAGAAGTCGAACAAGTAGACGCAATCATCCAAGCGTGGTTCCCTGGAACAGAAGGGGGTAATGCGTTAGCAGATATTATATTTGGTCAAACGAACCCAACAGGCCGCTTAAGTATGAGTTTTCCTCATTCAGTTGGACAGCTGCCAATCTATTACAGTGAGTTCAAAACAGGGCGCCCGCTAACTAGTACAACTCACAAAGGTCGTTTTGTTTCCAAATATCTAGATAGTCCTAACGATCCGTTATTCTCATTTGGCTACGGATTATCTTATAGTAAAGTTGACTATTCTGAATTGACATTAAGCAGTGAAAAAATGGAAGAAACACTTGAAGTATCAGTCAAAGTTAAAAATAGCTCAGAGCGTGCAACGACCGAAACAGTTCAATTATATATACAGGATGTGACAGGATCTGTCGTACGTCCGGTCAAAGAGTTAAAAGCGTTCAAAAAGGTCGAACTTGCCGCTGGTGAGGAAAAAGAAGTTATCTTTACCTTAACGAGAGCAGACTTGAAATTTTACACGAAAGAGATGCTATTCGAAGAAGAAGCGGGAGAATTCATCGTTTTTGTCGGAGCTAACGTGAAAGAAACGCAGCAATTAACGTTTGAATTAGTGTGA
- a CDS encoding PTS sugar transporter, which yields MKKKIIGLFDKVSPFFDKMGNNPYLQAISGAMMSTLGPVFIGSVAVLLVVFMNMSKTLQGFTQVIALLGKVNTFTIGSLALYISVLMAINLVRKLDEKEDYVAAGIISLMSFLLITPLDKTADDIAALPTTWLSAQGVFSAMIVGLVVGRLFIAIKRRGWTIKMPEGVPPMVTRMFESLVPTVLIGILFILVDLGFSLTTFGNMHQFVYTIIQEPLKGIGGSIGAMIILSLIQQILWFFGIHGTNVIIPLVTPLWMAMDVENMNAVTAGQVPPNIVGLAFFNIITFGGMALGLVLLMLRAKSKQYREVGKISIVPALFGITEPVIFGTPLVLNFDLAIPFIFNNSIGLILAYVLTKIGLVSRFVGVQAIFGLPIGFHAAVQGSISVIILQLVIQLVLSPLLWYPWFKRLDKKTYLKEQSEEV from the coding sequence ATGAAGAAAAAGATAATTGGTCTGTTTGATAAGGTAAGTCCATTTTTTGATAAGATGGGCAATAATCCTTATCTCCAAGCCATTTCTGGGGCAATGATGTCAACGTTGGGTCCAGTATTTATAGGCTCCGTTGCGGTATTATTAGTTGTTTTTATGAATATGTCTAAAACGTTGCAAGGATTCACACAAGTGATTGCATTATTAGGGAAAGTCAATACATTTACGATTGGTTCTCTGGCATTATATATTTCTGTTTTGATGGCGATTAATTTGGTTCGTAAATTAGATGAAAAAGAAGACTACGTTGCAGCTGGCATCATTTCACTGATGAGTTTTCTTTTGATCACACCTCTTGATAAGACGGCGGATGATATTGCAGCACTACCTACCACTTGGCTAAGTGCACAAGGTGTCTTTTCAGCGATGATCGTAGGGTTAGTTGTTGGACGTTTGTTTATAGCGATCAAGCGTAGAGGTTGGACGATCAAAATGCCGGAAGGTGTACCGCCAATGGTAACACGAATGTTTGAATCATTGGTTCCTACTGTATTGATTGGGATTTTATTTATTTTAGTTGATTTAGGCTTTAGTTTAACTACATTTGGAAATATGCATCAATTTGTTTACACGATTATTCAAGAACCGTTAAAAGGCATCGGTGGCTCGATCGGTGCAATGATTATTCTAAGCTTAATTCAGCAGATTCTTTGGTTTTTTGGGATTCATGGGACCAATGTGATCATCCCTTTGGTTACCCCTTTATGGATGGCTATGGATGTTGAAAATATGAATGCAGTAACGGCTGGTCAAGTACCACCGAATATTGTTGGGTTGGCCTTTTTCAATATTATTACGTTTGGCGGCATGGCCTTAGGGTTAGTGTTATTGATGTTGCGGGCTAAAAGTAAGCAATATCGGGAAGTTGGTAAGATTTCTATTGTGCCAGCGTTATTTGGAATCACAGAACCTGTGATTTTTGGAACGCCTTTAGTATTGAACTTTGATTTAGCGATTCCGTTTATTTTTAATAATAGTATTGGTTTGATTTTAGCGTATGTGTTAACGAAAATCGGGCTGGTTTCAAGATTTGTCGGAGTACAAGCGATTTTTGGATTACCGATCGGATTTCATGCTGCGGTTCAGGGAAGTATTTCTGTGATTATTTTACAATTGGTGATCCAACTGGTATTATCGCCACTGCTCTGGTACCCATGGTTCAAGCGTTTAGATAAAAAGACTTATTTGAAAGAGCAAAGTGAAGAGGTGTAA
- a CDS encoding lysis protein gives MNKKMIITTVCLGVILAGCTSNNKSLESNEKSQAGSETLSQSTTNESSIKTTDKANLSEIKVTVEEAIKAYEEAYPNTAITSLDLDTSFGSYYYEIQGVDDSKEYEVKINAATAKLTKEREETLDREEQNGVEKENKALDLKGLKSLEEASKIAQESAGQGEAVEWSLDRELSITYWEVKVRSGNDEISIKIDAQTGEVIEKEIED, from the coding sequence ATGAATAAAAAAATGATTATAACAACAGTTTGTTTAGGCGTTATCTTGGCAGGTTGTACAAGCAACAACAAATCACTGGAAAGTAACGAAAAAAGTCAGGCCGGCAGTGAAACGCTCAGCCAGTCAACGACGAATGAGTCTAGTATAAAAACAACAGATAAAGCAAATTTGTCTGAAATAAAAGTGACTGTTGAAGAAGCAATCAAAGCATACGAAGAAGCGTATCCCAACACAGCGATTACTTCACTTGATTTAGATACCTCTTTTGGCTCTTATTATTATGAGATTCAAGGAGTCGATGATAGTAAGGAATACGAAGTGAAAATCAATGCAGCAACCGCTAAATTAACAAAAGAGCGAGAAGAAACACTAGATCGTGAAGAGCAAAATGGTGTAGAAAAAGAAAATAAAGCCTTGGATTTAAAAGGATTGAAGTCCTTGGAAGAAGCTTCAAAAATAGCACAGGAAAGTGCTGGACAGGGAGAAGCTGTTGAATGGTCTTTAGACCGAGAACTGTCTATCACCTATTGGGAGGTCAAAGTACGTTCTGGAAATGATGAAATATCCATAAAAATCGATGCACAAACAGGTGAGGTCATTGAAAAGGAAATAGAGGATTAA
- a CDS encoding PhoB family transcriptional regulator, which translates to MDKVVILLVEDEASLANFISEELKFEGYEVLYAPDGELALELYKQNQETITLLLLDWMLPKYDGITVARRIRRNSQVPIIMMTARDQLADKVSGLDAGTDDYITKPFDIEELLARIRVILRRAEQQEKLQQQLVYRYSDLSLDLTKRTVERFGELIQLTQKEFELLAELIKQPEVVLTRDQLLNAVWGYDYFGQTNVVDVYIRSLRNKIDHNPNQRLIQTVRGVGYVLRSSDGEN; encoded by the coding sequence ATGGATAAGGTAGTTATTTTGCTAGTAGAAGACGAAGCGAGTTTGGCTAATTTTATTTCAGAAGAACTTAAGTTTGAAGGTTATGAAGTACTTTATGCCCCTGATGGAGAGCTGGCGTTGGAACTATATAAACAAAATCAAGAAACCATTACACTACTCTTGTTAGATTGGATGTTGCCAAAATATGATGGAATCACCGTTGCAAGAAGGATTCGCCGTAACAGCCAAGTGCCAATTATCATGATGACTGCTAGAGATCAGTTGGCCGATAAAGTTAGCGGTCTGGATGCTGGTACAGATGATTACATCACGAAGCCCTTTGATATAGAAGAATTATTAGCCAGAATTAGAGTGATCCTCAGACGAGCAGAACAACAAGAAAAACTTCAGCAGCAATTGGTTTATCGGTACAGTGACTTGTCCTTAGATTTGACCAAGCGAACCGTTGAACGTTTTGGAGAGCTGATTCAATTGACACAAAAGGAATTTGAATTATTAGCAGAATTGATCAAACAGCCTGAAGTCGTTTTAACACGAGATCAATTGCTCAATGCGGTTTGGGGCTATGATTATTTTGGTCAGACGAATGTTGTGGATGTCTATATACGCTCACTGAGAAACAAGATCGATCACAATCCGAATCAGCGTTTGATTCAAACGGTTCGTGGAGTAGGCTATGTTTTGAGGTCCAGCGATGGAGAAAACTAA
- a CDS encoding CRISPR-associated protein Cas2, whose protein sequence is MLVLITYDVATSSKNGTRRLRKVAKKCQDYGQRVQNSVFECVVDATELTKLKKELVDLIDEELDSLRIYRLGNNYQNKVEHIGAKESFDVEAPLIF, encoded by the coding sequence ATGTTAGTGTTGATCACTTATGATGTCGCAACAAGTTCTAAGAATGGAACTCGTCGTTTGAGGAAAGTAGCAAAAAAATGTCAAGATTATGGACAACGTGTTCAGAATTCTGTTTTTGAATGTGTTGTTGATGCAACGGAGTTAACTAAGTTGAAGAAAGAACTGGTTGATTTAATTGATGAAGAATTAGATAGTTTACGTATTTACCGCTTGGGAAATAATTATCAAAATAAAGTAGAGCATATTGGTGCAAAAGAAAGCTTTGATGTAGAAGCTCCTTTGATATTTTAA
- a CDS encoding type I-C CRISPR-associated endonuclease Cas1: protein MKKLLNTLFITSSDAYLALDGENIVVKIDEKKNRVPLHNIEAIVTSGYLGASPALMRKCAEKNIGITFLTNSGKFGSRVTGGTTGNVTLRKKQYRLSDIEADSLEIARHFIIGKLYNQRWMLERMTRENTMRVDVERFKQISGELKKYIEDIREVGDLESLRGIEGQAANRYFLLFDQMILQQKSDFGFYGRNRRPPLDNVNAMLSLAYTLLAQECAAALETVGLDPYVGFMHQDRPGRASLALDLMEELRGIYADRFVLTLINKKIVTEKDFVKKESGAVILTDDGRRTFFQKWQEKKQEQIQHPFLGEKINWGLVPYAQALLLSRFLRDDLDGYPPFLWK, encoded by the coding sequence ATGAAAAAGCTGTTGAATACCTTATTTATAACATCCTCAGATGCCTATTTAGCTTTAGATGGTGAGAATATTGTTGTCAAAATAGATGAAAAGAAAAATCGAGTTCCACTTCATAATATAGAAGCCATTGTCACTTCTGGTTATTTAGGTGCTAGCCCTGCGCTAATGCGCAAATGTGCTGAAAAAAATATTGGAATTACTTTTTTAACGAATTCTGGTAAGTTTGGCAGTCGAGTGACTGGTGGTACAACTGGCAATGTCACATTGCGGAAAAAGCAATATCGTTTATCTGATATTGAAGCCGATAGCTTGGAAATTGCCCGTCATTTTATTATTGGCAAATTATATAATCAACGCTGGATGTTGGAACGAATGACAAGAGAGAATACGATGCGAGTTGATGTCGAACGTTTTAAACAAATTTCTGGCGAATTAAAAAAATACATTGAAGATATTCGCGAAGTCGGGGATTTAGAATCATTAAGAGGAATCGAAGGACAAGCAGCAAATCGTTATTTTCTATTGTTTGATCAAATGATTTTACAGCAAAAAAGTGATTTCGGTTTTTATGGTAGAAACCGCCGACCACCTTTGGATAATGTAAATGCAATGCTTTCCTTAGCTTATACTTTGTTAGCGCAAGAATGTGCTGCTGCATTAGAAACTGTTGGACTTGATCCTTATGTTGGCTTTATGCATCAAGATCGACCGGGTAGAGCTTCTTTAGCACTAGATTTGATGGAAGAGTTGCGAGGCATTTATGCGGATCGTTTTGTCTTAACCTTGATCAATAAAAAAATAGTGACTGAAAAGGATTTTGTGAAAAAAGAGAGCGGTGCAGTAATTTTGACGGATGATGGTAGACGTACTTTCTTTCAAAAATGGCAAGAAAAGAAACAAGAGCAAATTCAGCATCCATTTTTAGGTGAGAAAATCAATTGGGGGTTAGTTCCTTACGCTCAGGCATTGTTATTAAGTCGCTTTTTAAGAGATGATTTAGATGGTTATCCACCGTTTTTATGGAAGTAG